A genomic stretch from Bacillus sp. E(2018) includes:
- a CDS encoding ComEA family DNA-binding protein, with translation MEKYKQHKSWLIGGGILLILAIIVSLMNYYQSEPIMPNTIQMPKQLEPKSSISNDKLKGKNEDEKEGKKEIMVDVQGSVRRPGVYELKEGDRVLHAIQMAGGFKDGAEVRSVNQALKISDEMVVYVAEVGEKFELNSASSKPADENGTVININYADETVLQTLNGVGPAKAQSIISYREENGPFTSLEQLLEVRGIGEKTIEQWKDQISFE, from the coding sequence ATGGAAAAATACAAGCAGCATAAGAGCTGGTTGATTGGCGGTGGCATATTATTGATCCTTGCAATTATTGTATCTCTAATGAATTATTATCAAAGTGAACCAATTATGCCTAATACCATACAAATGCCTAAACAATTGGAACCGAAATCATCAATTTCCAACGATAAGCTTAAGGGTAAAAATGAAGATGAAAAGGAAGGTAAGAAAGAAATTATGGTTGATGTGCAGGGAAGTGTAAGGCGTCCAGGCGTTTACGAGTTGAAAGAGGGAGACCGTGTATTACATGCCATACAGATGGCAGGGGGATTTAAAGATGGAGCTGAAGTTCGTTCGGTTAACCAAGCGTTAAAAATATCGGATGAGATGGTCGTATATGTAGCTGAGGTAGGTGAAAAGTTTGAGTTGAACTCTGCATCAAGTAAGCCTGCGGACGAAAACGGCACAGTAATTAACATCAACTATGCGGATGAAACGGTGCTTCAAACGTTAAACGGAGTAGGTCCTGCGAAAGCTCAAAGCATCATCTCATATCGCGAAGAGAATGGTCCTTTTACTTCTTTAGAACAGTTATTAGAAGTAAGAGGGATCGGAGAAAAGACCATTGAACAGTGGAAAGATCAAATAAGCTTTGAATGA
- the comER gene encoding late competence protein ComER: MKVGIIGTGNMGSVLASSFIESSAIQPSRLMVTNRTLSKAERLQNAYPKMKVGNNPEEVFRFAEIVFICVKPHEFYSLLSSNKNSISKHQLLVSITSPISCEQLEDLLDCNIARAIPSINNRALAGSSLVSFGKRCHPDYKEKLLSLMSYISTPLVIDENITRISSDIASCGPAFIGYVLQCFINSAVDQTDITKAQATQLASDMIIGMGKLLEKDIYTLPTLIQKVCVKGGITGEGIKILSNEVDEVFDHVIKRTHEKYHEECDKVSQQFEVKEELK; encoded by the coding sequence ATGAAGGTTGGAATTATCGGAACCGGAAATATGGGAAGCGTTCTTGCTTCTTCTTTTATCGAATCTTCAGCCATTCAGCCATCAAGGCTCATGGTCACTAACCGCACTTTGTCAAAAGCGGAGAGGCTGCAGAATGCCTATCCCAAAATGAAGGTTGGGAATAATCCTGAAGAGGTTTTTCGATTCGCTGAGATTGTGTTTATATGTGTGAAACCACATGAGTTTTATTCGTTGCTTTCTAGCAATAAAAATTCTATCTCTAAACATCAACTGCTCGTTTCTATTACGAGTCCTATTTCCTGTGAACAGTTAGAAGATCTGCTAGATTGCAATATTGCAAGAGCTATTCCTAGCATTAATAACCGGGCACTAGCTGGATCATCACTTGTATCATTCGGAAAAAGGTGTCACCCTGATTACAAAGAGAAGCTGCTATCTTTAATGAGCTATATTTCTACACCGCTCGTTATCGATGAAAATATCACTCGGATCTCTTCGGATATCGCAAGCTGCGGTCCTGCATTTATCGGCTATGTTCTACAATGTTTTATTAATTCAGCAGTCGATCAAACCGACATCACAAAAGCGCAGGCAACCCAACTAGCAAGCGATATGATCATCGGTATGGGGAAACTACTTGAGAAAGATATCTATACGTTACCAACACTCATTCAAAAGGTATGTGTAAAAGGTGGTATCACAGGGGAAGGTATTAAGATTCTGAGTAATGAGGTAGATGAAGTATTCGATCATGTCATTAAACGTACACACGAAAAATATCATGAAGAATGCGACAAAGTGAGTCAACAGTTTGAAGTGAAAGAAGAGCTTAAGTAA